In Chaetodon trifascialis isolate fChaTrf1 chromosome 4, fChaTrf1.hap1, whole genome shotgun sequence, one DNA window encodes the following:
- the lrrc8c gene encoding volume-regulated anion channel subunit LRRC8C, with protein MIPVMEFRQFSEQQPAFRVLKPWWDVFTDYLSVIMLMIGVFGCTLQVMQDKIICLPQRISSPSENSSDVEVKSLLHLQSNISVAPREMTGLKTDLDLQQYSFINQMCYEKALHWYAKYFPYLVLIHTLVFMVCSNFWFKFPGSSSKIEHFISMLGKCFDSPWTTRALSEVSGENPEEKDHKKSGTSRSNIALSPGEGSLEKTQSLRSIPEKIVVDKPSASVLDKKEGEQAKALFEKVKKFRLHVEEGDILYLMYVRQTVFKVFKFLLIIAYNSSLVNKVRNRVRCEVEIQDMTGYKDFECNHTMAHLFSKLSYCYLCLVAVYGLTSLYTSYWLFYRSLKEYSFEYVRQETGINDIPDVKNDFAFMLHMIDQYDPLYSKRFAVFLSEVSENKLKQLNLNHEWTAEKLRQRLQTNTNNRLELQLFMLPGLPDTVFELTELQSLKLEIINNVTIPASISQLEDLQELSLYQCSLKLHTTATSFLKENLKVLRVKFDDNRELPNWMYGLRNLEELYLTGSLSPDASKNIVFESLREMKCLKTLSLKSNLTKIPQSIVDVSSHLQRLYLHNDGTKLVMLNNLKKMSNLIELELVRCDLERIPHAIFSLTNLQELDLKENNLRSIEEIISFQHLRKLTCLKLWYNGIMYIPEHIKKLGSLERLYFSHNKIEILPSHLFLCNKLRYLDLSNNDIRFIPPEIGVLQSLQYFSVTCNKIENLPDELFFCKKLKTLKLGKNSLSILSPKISYLALLTYLDLKGNHFEVLPQELGCCRALKRSGLIVEETLFETLPSDVRDQMKAE; from the exons ATGATTCCTGTGATGGAATTCCGGCAGTTCTCTGAACAACAGCCAGCGTTCAGAGTCCTGAAGCCGTGGTGGGATGTGTTCACTGACTACCTGTCTGTAATCATGCTGATGATCGGTGTCTTTGGATGCACTCTTCAG GTAATGCAAGATAAAATCATATGCCTTCCCCAGAGAATATCATCGCCTTCAGAGAACTCAAGTGACGTGGAAGTGAAGTCACTGTTACACCTGCAGTCCAACATTTCAGTGGCACCAAGAGAAATGACAGGCCTGAAAACCGATCTGGATCTTCAACAGTACAGTTTCATCAATCAGATGTGTTATGAGAAGGCTCTGCACTGGTATGCCAAGTACTTTCCTTATTTGGTTCTTATACACACTCTGGTCTTCATGGTGTGCAGCAACTTCTGGTTCAAATTCCCTGGCTCGAGCTCCAAAATAGAGCATTTTATCTCTATGCTTGGCAAGTGTTTTGACTCTCCCTGGACCACGCGAGCTTTGTCTGAGGTGTCCGGAGAAAATCCCGAAGAAAAGGACCATAAAAAGAGCGGCACTTCCAGGTCAAACATCGCCTTGTCTCCCGGAGAAGGAAGTCTGGAGAAGACGCAGTCTCTCCGGTCTATCCCGGAAAAGATTGTAGTTGACAAGCCATCAGCGAGCGTTCTGGATAAAAAAGAGGGTGAACAAGCGAAAGCTCTTTTTGAAAAGGTGAAGAAGTTCCGTTTGCACGTCGAGGAAGGAGACATCCTCTATCTCATGTATGTTCGTCAGACAGTGTTCAAAGTGTTTAAATTCCTCCTCATCATTGCCTATAATAGTTCTCTGGTGAACAAAGTGCGGAATAGAGTACGTTGTGAAGTTGAGATCCAGGACATGACGGGCTACAAAGACTTTGAATGTAATCACACCATGGCTCATCTGTTTTCTAAGCTCTCTTACTGTTACCTGTGTTTGGTGGCTGTCTATGGACTAACAAGCCTTTACACCTCTTACTGGCTGTTTTACCGCTCGCTGAAAGAGTACTCCTTTGAGTATGTGCGGCAGGAAACGGGCATCAACGACATCCCCGACGTCAAGAACGACTTTGCTTTCATGCTGCACATGATTGATCAGTACGACCCACTGTATTCTAAACGATTTGCAGTTTTTCTATCCGAGGTCAGCGAGAACAAACTGAAACAGCTCAACCTCAACCATGAGTGGACTGCTGAGAAACTGCGTCAAAGACTTCAGACTAACACCAACAACAGACTTGAACTTCAGCTGTTCATGCTCCCCGGGTTACCCGACACTGTCTTTGAGTTGACGGAGCTGCAATCACTCAAGCTAGAGATCATCAACAATGTCACCATCCCTGCTTCAATCTCTCAGCTGGAAGACCTTCAGGAGCTGTCTCTTTATCAATGCTCTTTGAAGCTGCACACAACAGCTACCTCCTTCCTCAAAGAGAACCTGAAAGTGCTTCGCGTGAAGTTTGATGATAACAGGGAACTTCCGAACTGGATGTATGGCCTGCGCAACTTAGAGGAGCTCTATCTCACTGGATCTCTAAGCCCTGATGCCTCCAAAAATATAGTTTTTGAGTCCCTGCGGGAGATGAAGTGTTTGAAAACTCTCTCCCTTAAGAGTAATTTGACCAAGATACCCCAGTCTATCGTGGATGTTTCCAGCCATCTGCAGCGGCTGTACTTACACAATGATGGCACTAAGTTAGTAATGCTCAACAACCTGAAAAAGATGTCCAATCTGATCGAGCTGGAGCTGGTGCGTTGTGATCTGGAGCGCATCCCACATGCAATCTTCAGCCTGACGAATCTGCAAGAGCTCGACCTGAAAGAGAACAACCTCCGCTCAATAGAGGAGATAATCAGCTTCCAGCATCTTCGAAAACTCACTTGCCTCAAACTTTGGTACAACGGTATCATGTATATCCCGGAGCATATCAAGAAGCTTGGTAGCCTGGAGCGCCTCTACTTCAGCCACAACAAGATTGAGATATTGCCTTCACACCTGTTCCTGTGCAACAAGCTGCGCTACCTGGACCTGTCCAACAATGACATCCGATTCATCCCTCCAGAAATTGGAGTCCTTCAGAGTCTACAGTATTTCTCTGTCACCTGTAACAAAATCGAAAATCTACCAGATGAACTCTTCTTTTGCAAAAAGCTCAAAACGCTAAAGCTTGGCAAGAACTCGCTGTCCATACTTTCACCAAAGATTTCCTACCTAGCTCTACTGACATACCTGGACCTCAAAGGCAACCACTTTGAGGTTCTGCCACAAGAACTTGGTTGCTGTCGTGCTTTGAAGCGCAGTGGCCTTATCGTGGAGGAGACACTGTTTGAAACTCTGCCTTCAGATGTCAGGGACCAAATGAAGGCTGAGTGA
- the lrrc8db gene encoding leucine rich repeat containing 8 VRAC subunit Db: MFTLTEVASLNDIQPTYRILKPWWDVFMDYLGIVMLMLAIFSGTMQLTKDQVVCLPILEQTPEGAGGFLGPQPPETADSLWNKESAIGEQAAPLMAKRPPDSIAPTIHFTQSGTLGQPQPTGVRTKLDFQQYVFVNQMCYHVALPWYSKYFPYLALIHTIVLMVSSNFWFKYPKTSSKIEHFVSILGKCFESPWTTKALSETACEDSEENKQRLAGASSLLKHLSTSSEEGSPNQSAPILTKSGVTFSVEKLVSEVPSMTILDKKDGEQAKALFEKVRKFRAHVEDSDLIYRLYAIQTVIKTVKFILILCYTMTFVASIDFDHVCEPEIKHLTGYAKFHCTHNMAFMLKKLLVSYIALICVYGIICIYTLFWLFRRPLKEYSFEKVREESSFSDIPDVKNDFAFLLHMVDQYDQLYSKRFGVFLSEVSENKLREISLNHEWTYEKLRQHVTRNPQEKLELHLFMLSGVPDAVFDLTDLEILKLELIPEARITAKISQMINLQELHFYHCPAKVEQTAFIFLRDHLRCLHVKFTDVAEIPSWVYLLKSLRELYLVGNLNSENNKMIGLESLRDLRHLKILHLKSNLTKIPTNITDLSPHLVKLVVHNDGTKLLVLNSLKKIMNLAELELLNCELERIPHAIFSLNNLQELDLKSNNIRTIEEIISFQHLKRLTCLKLWHNKIITIPLSISHVKNLESLYLSHNKLESLPSSLFTLLKLRYLDVSHNSIAVIPLEVGFLQNLQHFAITGNKVEVVPKQLFKCTKLRTLCLGHNCVTSIPEKIGQLSQLTHLELKGNCLDRLPAQLGQCCLLRRSCLIVEDHLFDSLPMEVKESINQESSVSFANGCKCLSDGR, from the coding sequence ATGTTCACCCTCACAGAAGTAGCATCCCTGAATGACATCCAGCCAACGTATCGAATACTGAAACCATGGTGGGATGTCTTCATGGATTATCTCGGTATTGTCATGTTGATGTTGGCCATATTCTCTGGAACGATGCAGTTAACTAAGGACCAAGTGGTTTGTCTTCCGATTCTGGAACAGACTCCAGAGGGGGCTGGGGGCTTCTTGGGACCCCAGCCACCGGAGACGGCTGATAGCTTGTGGAACAAAGAAAGCGCCATCGGAGAGCAAGCAGCTCCTTTAATGGCTAAAAGGCCTCCGGATAGCATCGCCCCTACGATTCACTTCACACAGTCGGGCACTTTGGGGCAGCCTCAGCCTACAGGTGTGAGGACCAAGCTGGATTTTCAGCAGTATGTTTTTGTCAACCAGATGTGCTACCATGTTGCTCTTCCTTGGTATTCCAAATATTTCCCGTACCTCGCTCTAATCCACACTATTGTATTGATGGTCAGTAGCAACTTCTGGTTCAAGTACCCAAAGACAAGCTCCAAAATCGAACATTTTGTTTCCATCCTGGGAAAATGTTTCGAGTCGCCGTGGACTACCAAAGCGCTGTCTGAGACGGCGTGCGAGGACTCCGAGGAGAACAAGCAGAGACTGGCTGgtgcctcctccctcctgaaGCATCTGTCCACCAGCAGCGAGGAGGGGAGTCCAAACCAGTCCGCCCCGATACTGACTAAATCCGGGGTCACGTTTTCTGTCGAGAAGCTTGTGAGCGAAGTTCCCTCCATGACCATACTGGACAAGAAAGATGGCGAGCAAGCGAAAGCCCTGTTCGAAAAAGTCAGAAAATTCCGCGCCCATGTGGAAGACAGTGACTTGATTTACAGGCTGTACGCCATCCAGACCGTCATCAAAACGGTCAAATTCATTTTGATCCTGTGCTACACGATGACTTTTGTTGCCTCTATAGATTTTGACCACGTGTGTGAGCCTGAAATAAAGCATCTGACCGGATATGCCAAGTtccactgcacacacaacatgGCGTTCATGTTAAAGAAACTCCTGGTTAGTTATATCGCTCTCATATGTGTTTACGGCATCATCTGCATTTACACACTGTTCTGGCTTTTTCGACGACCACTGAAGGAATATTCCTTTGAGAaagtcagagaggagagcagcttCAGCGACATTCCAGATGTTAAGAACGACTTTGCGTTCCTCCTCCACATGGTCGATCAGTACGATCAGCTGTATTCGAAGCGTTTTggtgtctttctctctgaggTCAGCGAGAACAAACTTCGGGAGATCAGCCTGAACCACGAGTGGACCTATGAGAAGTTGCGGCAGCATGTGACCCGCAATCCTCAAGAAAAGCTGGAACTCCATCTTTTTATGCTCTCCGGGGTGCCAGACGCTGTGTTTGATCTCACCGATTTGGAAATCCTGAAGCTAGAATTGATCCCAGAGGCCAGAATAACAGCTAAGATCTCACAGATGATAAACCTCCAGGAGCTGCACTTCTATCACTGTCCGGCCAAAGTTGAACagactgctttcatttttcttcgCGATCACCTCAGGTGCCTTCATGTCAAGTTCACAGATGTCGCTGAGATTCCTAGCTGGGTGTACTTGTTGAAAAGTTTAAGGGAACTGTACTTGGTCGGTAACCTGaactctgaaaacaacaaaatgatcGGACTCGAGTCTCTGCGAGACCTCAGGCACTTAAAGATTCTGCATCTCAAAAGCAACCTCACAAAGATCCCGACAAACATAACGGATCTGTCTCCACATCTGGTCAAGCTGGTCGTTCATAATGATGGCACGAAGCTCTTAGTGCTGAACAGTctgaagaaaataatgaatCTCGCTGAACTGGAGCTTCTGAACTGTGAGCTGGAGAGAATCCCCCATGCTATCTTCAGTTTGAACAACCTTCAGGAGCTGGATTTAAAATCCAACAACATCCGTACCATCGAGGAGATCATCAGCTTTCAGCACCTTAAGAGACTGACGTGCCTCAAGCTCTGGCACAATAAGATCATCACCATTCCATTGTCAATTAGCCACGTCAAAAACCTTGAGTCGCTTTACCTCTCACACAACAAGCTCGAGTCTCTACCCTCATCGTTATTCACCCTTCTCAAGCTGAGGTACCTCGATGTTAGCCACAACTCCATCGCGGTAATACCGCTGGAGGTGGGCTTTCTGCAGAACCTCCAGCATTTTGCCATTACCGGCAACAAAGTCGAGGTAGTTCCCAAGCAACTGTTCAAGTGCACCAAACTGAGGACCTTATGTCTCGGCCACAACTGCGTCACCTCCATTCCCGAGAAGATCGGCCAGCTGTCGCAGCTGACACATCTGGAACTGAAGGGAAACTGTCTGGACCGCCTCCCGGCTCAGCTTGGCCAGTGCTGCCTCCTGCGCAGGAGCTGCCTGATTGTGGAGGATCACCTCTTCGACTCGCTCCCCATGGAGGTCAAAGAGAGCATCAATCAGGAATCTAGTGTTTCTTTTGCAAATGGGTGTAAGTGTCTAAGCGACGGGCGGTAG